The Chloroflexota bacterium genome includes a region encoding these proteins:
- a CDS encoding response regulator transcription factor: protein MSKNIRVAILDNHQSIIDGYQYRLGKDPKIEVVATTTFGVELIPMIVNHPIDVLILDLQVDTASDDSSPYPVPFTIAELHTKYPELAILVISSFRQPPFIKIVMKAGASGYIFKDDQSSILELCNIVHAIAAGGIHLSQEAYHQTYKKIPSNSFLTPRQLQALSLCAAYPGATSIELACLFGVKNSTFRNLLSTAYARLGVKNRISAINIAHQLGLISIPDDPS, encoded by the coding sequence GTGTCCAAGAATATTCGGGTGGCAATTCTCGACAATCACCAGAGCATCATCGACGGTTATCAATACCGGTTGGGAAAAGATCCTAAAATTGAAGTTGTTGCAACAACCACTTTTGGGGTTGAATTGATTCCGATGATAGTCAATCATCCCATTGATGTGCTGATTCTTGATTTACAAGTAGATACCGCTTCGGATGACTCCAGCCCCTATCCTGTCCCGTTCACAATCGCTGAATTGCACACTAAGTATCCAGAGTTAGCTATCCTGGTGATCTCGAGTTTTCGCCAGCCGCCTTTTATTAAAATTGTGATGAAAGCCGGAGCCAGCGGCTATATCTTCAAAGATGACCAAAGCTCAATTCTGGAGTTATGTAATATTGTGCATGCGATAGCCGCGGGCGGCATTCACCTCAGCCAAGAAGCCTATCACCAAACCTACAAGAAAATTCCCTCGAATTCATTTCTCACACCCAGACAATTGCAGGCACTCTCCCTGTGTGCGGCTTATCCCGGAGCGACCTCCATCGAACTTGCTTGCCTTTTTGGGGTTAAAAACTCAACCTTCCGAAACTTGCTCTCAACAGCATATGCTCGACTAGGGGTGAAGAATCGAATTTCTGCAATTAATATAGCGCACCAATT